The Musa acuminata AAA Group cultivar baxijiao chromosome BXJ2-2, Cavendish_Baxijiao_AAA, whole genome shotgun sequence genome contains the following window.
gatagaaagaaATAGTTAAGTGTTAAGTGTCATAAGTGAATGAGAAGAATAGAATTaatgagaaaaatataaattagaGTGCCTTAATACCTCATTAATTTCTAGATTAATCATACTCTTTGATTGATGATTATTAGTTGAATGCGCTAAATTAAACTCCCTTATTGATATATCTAAATAATGCTCTAAATCAATCTTTAGCCAATATATGTCAATGATCAATGTTTTAGGACATCCTAATTAGTATTTAAATAGTAAACCCTAATTACTTTCACGATCAAAAGAAAACCAAATATTGATAATGAAGAAAGTATATGTGTTGAGGACGACAGTATATGTGTGTGCATTTTGTAATAAGGTGTTCAACACCTATTTTAATTTGATGTTTTGATTAACAATTCTCTTAATAACCAAATCCAGTTTATTTTGTTAATGAGGTGATTGTACCTAATCGGTTGGCCTTGTGGATCCTAAATAGAGAGCATACTTAATTCAAATTATGTTATATCTCCTCGATCATTACACTAATGTTTTAGATGATTGCATTGGATTTTAATTGGCTTTTTTCGTTTTGTCTGAAGCTGTGCCCGTAGTCTGAAGCTAAAGAAGATTCACACTTGTGCAAATGTTGGCTTATTCATTGTCTTTTTGTTGATGTGATAATTGGGTACGACTTACATACTACCACATTATTTTGTTTTGACTATATATGCAAGTGGCAACAAGAAATTCCTGTAATTCAACAGAGACTTGAGACCAAAAATGATGCGATTAGGTATCCGTGACATCAAATGAATATCATATGTggtttttggaattataacttacAAATTCAGCTACAATTTGATGTTAATCCACTAATCCAAGTATTACAATTTGCATACACATTATCTAACATAATTATATCAAATGCAGCTAACTCTTGGCAAAACTagcttaaatgattttttttataaagtttATGTAAATAGGAAATGGAAACTAATTGTCATTTGCCACAACCAATTCATGTTAAATTATCATTTCAGATATGCACTTTTGACTCTCCATTGAGCTTGTAGGAAAGTTCTCTGATCCAAAGCCTGGAAAACTTTAGATTAGAAGTGATATGTGTTCTATCtctaatcaaataaaataatgcACAGTTCTTTTTGTCATTgtgcataaaatcaaattgtaaAATATTCTAGTGGTTCAGATGCCCTGCATGCACTCAATCAAAATATCAGGAGTTCAAGTTTTATGTTATGCAATCTTTGGATGGAACAAATAAATTTAGAAACCAAAAGAAATTCCTTCATGTAATATATTTTGAGCTTCTTTGCTTGATTTTACAGTATCAGGAGTTCTGATAAAATATATAGGTATATTATTATTCCTTATCAAATTCCACCGGATATAAACCAAGCGATAATGTATAACATTCCACCTGCAGCAATCAAGTCTTTTTATGTGTCAGGAATCTCACATGATCTGATAGAGACCTGTGGCTATGCCAAGTCCAGAATATGATTTCTCTGTTATTTCTTCCTTTGCATGGCATTTACGTATAACATTGCCCAATGCATGGGCGATGTTAAGAAGtttaagaaggagaggaagaagtttaagtagaagaagaagaaaaagaagacgacGAAGAATTGGACACAGAAACATCGAGAAGGCTATTGAGTTATATTTAGTAGACCATATAAAAGCTTTTATTAGACACATTAAAGCCAATAATTACCACTTACAAGCATTCCATAGTCATATaatgcatgcatatatatatttatgatcgTAACACACTTGGTACAGGCTTCTTCTAGTAATTAAGCTGGGCACTGGTAGTCCGATGGCACATGCTTGCCACAGTCAACGAGCAGCTCAAGCGCAATAGGAAGAAGGACGTTGATGTCCAACGCCTTGGCCTTAATAGTCGTACAGAGACACAGCGCGGCGTCCAAATCCGCGAGGCCTTGGATCACCGGGCAGCACTTGTCCTGCGTGTCCTGGCCGATGACCGCATGCACCAGCCCGCCGAGCAGGTCGACGCATGCGTCCAGCTTGAGGGTGTCGATGGGGCACGTCCCGGACGACGGTGGCGACGGCGTCTTGGGCGACGGGGGCACCGGCCCCACACTGCGCGGTGGAGGAGGGCACGGtgacggcggaggcggcggcggcggggactGCTTGGGGGGAGTGGTTGGGGTGGAGCAGTAGGGGCAAGCCAGGGAATGAGGGAAGGAGGCGAAGTGTGCAAGTAGGAGGAGGACAGCCACATGGTACATCTCCATTCTTCCTACCTTGGTGTGTGATGAAGGTGCAGAGAGCACACAGACAACTGGGTTGCTTATATAGAAGAATGCATGCCACAATCCCTGTTTGTGATTCTCCATATATGTGTACGCAAAGACTTTGGCGAACCCTAAATTGGAATTCAAGGGACAAGGTTTTGCTCAGCTTCTTACAAAGGTGAGGCCCTGTTCTTTTCAACCACCTTGGATGATGACAAAGCCATTTAATACGTTTCACTGTCCACAAAGAAATGAATACTCGAAAAGAATACAAAGATCAAGATGGTCCCCTAGGATTATTCTTCTGCAGCTTCAGCTCAACCACTAGCTCAAGATTCAAACCAAAGATAGCAAGAACAAGGTGATTGTGAGATTAAATCCCAAGTGTTACTACCAAGTTTAGGAACTTTACTAGCTCATGGATCTCGAGAATAATTCATGCTTGGAAGACATGAAACAATGGACTACGATATGATAACAACATCTTCAGCGGAATTGTACAGAACAATGGGCATCCACAATTTGACATTGGAGGTTTTGTGGTCGCAGTTGTGAGGAAGATACATAGTTTGAGGTACTCCATAGATTGGGTTGACCTAGTGAAATCAGTATTGTTCTTGACAAAGACTTGTGGCCTCAGTGGACCCTCATAGGATGAGGGATCGACAGGGATCATGCAGGCATTACACGGCGCCAACCTGTCAATGGCGTATCTCCCCATGACCAAAGGCATCATGCAATCTTCTTTGATGCAGATAGATTATCGTTAGTGCCGACATCTTGTAAAGAAAGATTCAGCAAAAACGCGTCTGCAATACTTCATCAAGCAGTTACTCCTCTACCCATTTCGAACGTCATATATGTAACTTCTACAAAACTGAGGGGTTCTTTGAGAGTTTGATCTTAACAACTGGTGATCTGAGTGTATGATGCTATATGGACCAATCTCACGTTGTTCGGTGCACCTTATGGAATAGACTTACACATCAACTCTGAGATGATTCAGGGGATGAACAACACAATGAGCCAAGCTGCCTCCGACAATGTGTTAGGTGCATGAAGCTGAACTCGGAGAACAAATGATCTGCTCATTAGTGCAGGTCACAACATGGTTCCTAATCATGAATGTTTGTTGCTCTGATTCAAATATCACTCAATTAACACAACAAAGGCATAAGCTAGAGCAGAATGGACGAAATAAATCCATAGTTCCATACAAAGTTGATAGTGATGAAAGAGGAACAAGGAAGAATCCATATTGTAGTTGGAGCTTTGGCCTAAATATACATGTTTTTGGAAGATTTGCCCCTTGAAGATAAAAGCTAATGGATTCATGTCTGACACAACTGTCTTTGAATTATGTGAGAGAAGTGTAGAGAGTGTAGTTTCAGGTCTCAGAGAGAGAAGCATGCATCAGCGTTCATAAAGCTATTCTGGTGATCAATAAGAATCGTAATGCAAATTTGAACAAATTAACAAATTATATAGGGACATAATGATCAATATCTTCATAATCAACTTCAAGCTctgttttgattcttgtttttttGTTGAGGGCTTAGGCTACATAATTAAGAAGATAAAGAAAAAGTTTGTAAGATTATGTGTCTAATAATTTAGTTTAAGGCATATTAGAgatttaattaaattttgattaagatTATTGACCAATAGAAGAAAGTTTTAATATTAGGAGATAATCTTAATGGGAAAGATTCTCTCGTACTATATTTTCATAAACTTTTGCTTATATAATGATAAGACTTTTGAATTCTAATCAACGatctataatattattattatagtaattTTGTGAAAGATAAAAGGGTTATCCATCTTCAATACCATCATTATAATGgtcttaataaaaatagaaatattatcggtatctaataccatcattatagtaattttaagaaaaatatcagaaaatagaaagagagaagaagaatttACTCCGTCTTCTTTTCACAGTACACTGAAGTGATTCGAGGATGACATTATTTCCTCAATTAATTGTATTTATTTTGTTATACTCTTTCTTTGACTTGTTCTTCATCCTGATCATCACCTTTCCTAAACGATTTGTCTTCTTCAGTTTAGCAAACAAATGAAAACTCTCACAAATTAAATTTGGATCATTATTCTGTCCGATCAAGTCTCAGATCATTGGATCATTGTTTAAAAAAAGATATCAAAATTTATGTATATGtaaaaattatgaaattaaaTAGTAAGAGTTATGATGTTATCAAAGTAAATTATCAACTTAAAATTAGTTCTAAGATCTTCAAATTCTTGTagatttaatttttttccttttaatgcTCTAAACCAAAAAAAACATAACACAGTACTCAAAATAGGACGTGACcaatttttttctgaaaatttttAATTGTTCTCAATTTGCATTTAATCAGTAAATTTCTACTCGTCCACAATAATTAAATGAATTTTCTTAATTCAGTTAATttgtaattatattaaaaaataattgaacCAAATTACAGTtaattatatacatacatacctacatacatacatacatacatacatacatacatacatacatacatacatatacatgtatatatatatacatgtatatatatatacatatacatgtatatatatatacatatatatatgtatatatatatatatatatatatatatatatgtatatatgtacatatatagtaAAGTTGTACCCTGCCATTCCTATACATTAGCTACATTAATCTAGACTATTAATGTATGATGTCTTCCACAACTGGATTAACTCTGAACTATAATCGACTAAAATTGACTCGCAAACTGATGCAAGCTGGACCTATATAACTTAAAAATTAACTCAAAGCAGTGAacctaatttataatatttagaaATCAATAAATCCCCATTCCGAGGCCTTTTGCTAAACCCAGACCTCATATAGGTCCAAGATCCTCTTTCTATCGTGTTCATCTTTAGTTTGCTTTACTTTTTCTAGTTCATCCGCCTTTAGTTTGTATCACATAATCTCTATCCATGTGCCATCACTAACaaatatggattattgatctACATTTGCAATACATTCTAATAAGCTAGAATCAAAATTGTAATCTTTGTATTGGCACGGACTACAACAACATAGTGACAATAATTTTTTGTGGAGTAGGACAACATGGCAATAAcactgaaatcattaagtatacatgttCTATATATTGATATAACTTTGTATCTTAAAAAAACACCTAAGATTTACATAACCCATAATCATTGATATGTCACTTTAAATAGCATTCACAGAAATACTTCAAATACATGCAAAACATCAAAGAGATTATTCATATCACAGTAAGTGAGAAGCACAAAATACAGACATATTGCACATTATTCAATATGTTTAGCAGATGTGCATAAATGAAATAAGTGCCCTACATATACATAACGAGTAACGAGTAAAAGTCATTCCAAGCATCCTAATATGTTTCAAACTATTCAAAGGCCTGTCTGTGATTATAGATCCTGATGAATAAGAAAAAGGGATTAAGTACAAGAAGACTGGTCATCATCAAGTCATAGCTTACAAATAGGAAGCAAGTTCATACAGCTCGATTACAAGAGCATATTATAAATAACATACTACAATCATACGTCTACTACTATCATACCCCATTGCGAGAGGAGGGAAAGATAATAGAGAGTAAAGCTAATAACATCCCTGTGCCCAGTGGCACGTTTAAAAGAAAATCCTTCACACTTCGCTTTATGTTGGCCAAGAAGCAATTTTCAAGTCCGGTATCGCGGAAGGCTATGCTCACGAATGTGAGCACAGCGAAGGTGAGAGAATTTGAAGGGTCAGCACACTGATGTTTGGGAATAACCTTGTGATGTACATTGATGGCAGGGAGTGTTTAGTCTGcttttgagatatatatatatatatatatatatatatatatatatatatatatatatatatatatatatatatatatatatatatatatatatatattaaaaacgaTATGCCTAATGAAATATTCAACGCCAGCTCCTTGCGATTCTGATCTGCATCGGGGATGAAACACTTGTAGATTCCGGCATCACGACACGCAATGACGAGGAACGCCCACCCATGATGCTACGGAATGTATTCCATCCAACTTTCTTAGTCGATAAGTACCAAGGTCATGATTCTGTTGGAGTTTAACAATTTCGTTCGCGAGTAAAGAGTGAGGACAGCACCTGGAACACTAGGACTATTAATGTCGGTAGGAGCCTGATGGTGGTGGTGTTTGAAGGAGCGTTTCGTTCATGGCTTCTGCGCCTTGGCTCACGGGAAGGAACGCGAGGGATGCCATGAGGACGAGGAAAGGATGCGAGAGTGGTGCTGCTGACGAGGAGAAACTGCAGTGGGAGGAATGGTTCTGTTGAAGTCGACGAGGAGTAGACGGTGAGCGATTCCAACGAGGACGAGGAGCGTAGACGGCGAGGAGGGAGCGCGAGGAAGCTGCACAGCCCCTCCACAACTGCGACGGCCCATTGCGGACGACGGCCAGGCAGCCCCTCCACGGTTGCGATGACATCGCTAGGTGGGTCTAACAATTTCCTTACCATTTTTTACACCAAATTTGTAACGTTACGCTACTCGTCCTCGTTGGAATCGCTCACCATCTGCATAGGTAATCCTCGTCGAATTCAATAGAACCATTCCTCCCACTGTAATTTCTCCTCGTCAGCAGCACCACTCTTGCGTCCTTTCCTCCTACTCATGGCATCCCTCGCGGTCCTTCCGTGAGCCAAGGCGCAGAAGCCATGAACGAAGACACTCCTTCAAGCGTCGCCATCAGGCTCCTACCGACATTAACAGTCCTGGTGTTCCAGGAGCTATCCTCACTCTTGTGTGGGGTTCCTCGCCATTGCGCTTGTGTCATCCCGGATGCAGATCAGAACCGCAAGGAGCTGGTGTTGAATATTTCTTTAGGCATAtcgtttttaatttttatatgaatGATTTTTCAAATATGTCAAAAGCAGACTGTGCTGATTTTTTAGATTCTCGCATCTTCGTTCATAAACCACTGCTAATGTGTCAACTCCAACAAGGGTCTCACCTCAACTCTTATGATCATCATACACGGAATCTCTAGTGTCGTCTTTTCCCAAACATCTCTAGTGTTGTTTATAATACGTTCTTGTATGTTGTTTATAATACCGGTCCGATGGCTTTGTTGGGTCAGCAGGACGGATTGTAGTACATGCATCCTAACACTGTGTCTTTTCAAATATTAAAGAAGTGTGCGGCACGTGTTGACGTTCCGTGTCGTTATAAATTTGTATAACGACACGGAACTTGGTGATTTCCAGCATCTCTCAAGTAATCGAAGTGGTAAATCTCTCAGGCGAAGATGAGGAGGTATTGAAATTTCAATAGGATTGTACTTTATTTGATTAGTAAGTtgcagatgaagaagaagaaggtacacAACATGACAACAACAGCCAACGACATGAGAAGGATTGACAACCTTCTAAATGGTTAGAGATAAGGGAGGCACCCAAAAATATGATTGTCTTCCAATTCCTTGATAAAGCGACTGATAATTCATTCAGAATGATAGACCATGGGATTTTGACAAGCAATTATCAATTCTACAAGGACTTACATGATGTGAATGGCCATCCATATAGATCTATCAGCAATTTAATTGTAAGAATCTAAATATTAACTGAAGCTATTTCAGCTAAATAGACAGAGCATTTGGTATAAATAACTCAAATAAAGTTGGATATGTAAAGGGCACGATGTATGTGCACTGGCTCTGTTACAAGCCAAACTAATAAAGGGCACGATGTATGTGCACTGGACTTCAAATCTGAAAGGATTGTCCAACTTTTGTTACTCATGGAATTATCAGAACTAAATGCATAATACAGGCGCCTAATCAGTTGAAAGATAAAGGAAACTAAAGCTGAGATCGACATCCAACAAGGGAAACAACAGAAAGGTCAACAAGTCGCACAGGACCTGTATGAAGAAATGCC
Protein-coding sequences here:
- the LOC103969199 gene encoding 36.4 kDa proline-rich protein; translated protein: MEMYHVAVLLLLAHFASFPHSLACPYCSTPTTPPKQSPPPPPPPSPCPPPPRSVGPVPPSPKTPSPPSSGTCPIDTLKLDACVDLLGGLVHAVIGQDTQDKCCPVIQGLADLDAALCLCTTIKAKALDINVLLPIALELLVDCGKHVPSDYQCPA